Within Cucumis melo cultivar AY chromosome 4, USDA_Cmelo_AY_1.0, whole genome shotgun sequence, the genomic segment AGATTTATACCAAATGAGCATCCAAGGGCGGTGGATAGTTTCCATGCGTGGTGTCAATCCAACTAAATATCAAGTTATGATAACCATATGGTTTCCCAACCATGCTCCTTACATACTCCCATGCAGCAGTCTCATTGAACTTTGCCCGTAAATCAGGATGCAAAGGAAGAAATGCAACATGGGGATTGGATGAGTCGTTGTTGAGTGTGTAGTCCCACCACTTATCCCATGGTAAAATATCAATAATATCATCCTCCTGCAAGAAGAACAAAAGCACACAAAAGCTTTAAATACTATCATTCTTCTGCAAGAATAATAATATCCTATCACCCTTCTACAAGAAGAATAAAAGCACACATACCACTCCAGTACCCCGCCCAGATTCAGCAACCCACAGCTCTCCTTCAGAGTCCCTTAAGAAAACAGCAGAATGACCAGCATATGATCCAGTAACCCACTTCTGTAGAGTCTCAAAAGCACCCCATGGACCACGAATTTTGGATAGTGCTAAAAAGTCTCCAGAGTGaatatcatcaacatcaatagtCGTAGTCCATGGATGATGACGTTCCTCAAAAGTGGTACCCATGTGATTCTCAAGAAATTTAATATTAGATTGCTCGCCCCAGTCAGAAGTTGCAAACAAAGGGAGGACATCGATCAATGCTTGAAGGGTTTTCAATACTCCAGCTTGCAAGAGGAAAATGGAAACCCCTGCCTTTTTAACCTGATCTCAGAATAAGATACcgccaaatttaaaaaaaggaGTTGCTAACTTTTAAAAGATCATCTTGTACCATCATGCAAGCAACTTACATATTCaaattcttcttttccttcccATTCTGCAATCTCAAGAGTATGTTCTCTAGACAGGAAATAGTAGTCCCACGTTATGCGGTATGGAGTTGCAAATATATAAAGATCCATACACGTCCAACTATGTGCATCACTAGCCTGCATAGGACATATATTAATTGTTGAAGCTACATCAAACTTGCAACTGGCAGTCAAATTCTTTCATATATGTTTTGTAATACCATGCTAGAGGACAgcatcaaaataatccttatcAAACCTAACGCTTAATTATTTTCCAATAGTCGAGAATTTGGGCGAAAAAAACCCTCAAACATGGCACATCTCGAAAACCCGCAATCCTCTTCCGGTTCAAAAAATGAAATCAAAAAGCGAAAAAACAGAAGAAAAGATTTACATTTTTAATAAAGATGAAATCAGATTCCTATAaaaatcaaacacaaaaaaCAAATAGATAAAGATCCCGGAACTCACAGTTTGTAAAAACACAAACAAATAATCCAAAGGGAAAAATTCTTCTGTCGATTAATTCAATCTAGCAAGAAAAGTGATACGAATCGTAAGGGATCAATTTAAGACCTCATACGTGATATCCACAGAGTAAACGTTAGGTTCATTCTTCCAACTCACTAACTGCcatcaaaattataaatttaattcaaaacCCCACAAGCTCAAATTAgacttattaaaaattaacaACCCTACTCTATCAGGAAGCAAAACAAATCAGCTACACTACAATCAATAAACTACACACTCCATAGCACAGCAATTTGTCAGAATCTTCTAGTTTAAAAACATCAAACCCCCACAAAACTCAAtccaaaataatacgaaactaaaaAAAAAGCTGGAACACACCTTTATATGAAGGGTACCACCGCCAAATTCGGAGCCAGACTTGTTATGAAATTCAATCCAAGCAGTGTTTTTATAGAAGCAAGCACCTTGCCACTGAATAGAGTTGTCAGGAGAAGTGACAGCTCCAACGAAAGTAGGAAGAAGGTCGGCGGCGTTGTTGAGATAGTTGAGAACCGGCCATGAGACCTGTCTGGGTAGCAAAGGAAGAAGGTCGATAGGGGAAAAGGGTGATTTCAGGGCATGTAGTTGTGATGGGAGAAGAAAACCCACGAGGGAAACAAGAAGAATAGTTCTGGTAATGAACGAAGAAAAAGATtgagacgaagaagaagaagaagccatGGATGACATGTTTgagaaatgagagagagagagagtagtTTGAAGAAATGGAGTCCAGAAATTTATAACAACACGCAATGGCTTACAAAAGATTGGGGAAACCGAatacttcttcttttctttttttttttttaatttcagtcaactatttttatttttaatttttcagaTCGAATCGATTATATCATTGATAAATTATTAAATGGTTACACCATATTTTTCATGTAAATTTGAACTCGTGGGAGTGGCATTTACTTGTGCAGTGATTTCCTATTATACAATCCTTTGATTTCTTATGGGATAGATTTTGACGTTGATTTTGGACCGATTACAGGTTTGTTGATATTCGTCTTGATCTTTTgccctttttcttttatcttcaaATAAACTTTTAGTTTGGGAAATTTTTAGTCATTTGATGGTTTATAAGAAGGTTGACTTTACCTTCCATTTTTAGGCTTCTTTTGGTTTGAATTATTCAAGTTTAATTAATTCTTACTTGGATTAAATTGATTAAATACAAGCATCTAACTTAATGAAAATGGAATAGTTAGTCATAATGAGTTAAAAGTTttgatttgtttatttttacattGTTTAATTCAATTTAAAAGCCTTATAAGTTAGAAATTTGTAAGGGGTAATTGCATCATTAGAAAAGAATATTAAGGAAATTAGTTCTATGTGTGATAATGGCGgtgaaaatagcaaaattgtaaataacaattagtaaaaaaaataaggaaaataGCAAAAGAGTCGCATGTCCcacttttttaattatattaaatctGAATCTACCATGTTATAAATTAATCATAGATTTAAAGTGCACTATATTTGAATGTCCGCAAGGAAAGGGATAGCAAATTTCATAAAGATGATGTATTTTATAATCAGCCTCCAAATTTGGAGTAAATCCTAACCAAATCTgctattttgtattttgttgttGGATAAGATTATACCAATATGTcctataataataacaaatatatctatattctcggatttgttatattttaaataatttattaataatatcggtaattattattaaataatatataatatatatttttaataataatttgaaatgggtcttttcaaaaatataacatattgtcaaaatatttatattgtatagaacaattttgaaatgaaaaaaagcCTATAGGCCTATagtggaaaataccaaaaatgtctcgtgATTAATTGGCACCGagcgcgcataatatatttgataaacgatcatttagagttggttatttttttcctacatgatcgtttagatttagctatccaaatctaaactttaactttttttaagattatatgatacaagatcatttagatttagctgtttttgttacacgatcatttagatttgactatctaATATCCCAACTATTCTTTTTaacatcttttatatttggcacaaccaaataacagtttaaaaaattaaagaatagattaaaaaaataaaagaataattgtcgaagaatagaaaaaaaggatgaaaaggaaaagaaaaatggtagaagaaagaagatggaaaggaagaacaaacttgaaatatttaaaaaaaatggttagttttatgggttttttcattttgttacacaagccgtaaatatttgtcagtttgttatatttatgaaaattagtttaggttagATTCCTTAATTTTAGCGGAAATTATGTTTATTCATTTTTCattgcttttttattttaaaaaaaattctatgtTGGTggcagatatatatattttaaaagacaaatagaaattatatattaaaatctaTATGCATAATacattctttattttaaaattttgtagaaAAATAGTTCGAAGATGTGCATTTTTTATATTACTTTGAAATTCCAGTAGTCATGTTATTTGCATTTCAAGTTTTAAAATGTatgttatttatatttatttttgaaaaatattcaaaaaatgtgcattttttatattattttgaattgTCTGTATTCATGTTATTTGCTGATAAgattctaaattttgaaaatgtgtatttttaaaatttgtaaactTTCTGTTATTTGTTTAACATTTTTTGTCAATTAATTACGATCAATTACGATCTTTACAGTACATCATTTAACATTAATTTTCAAAGACAATAGTGTTTAACATATATTTTGTCGATTAATTACAATCTTTACAGTACATCATTTAGAATTAGTTTTCGAAGAAAATAGTTGAATTATAACAAACAAGTTTTTTTATGGCTTTACAACGAGTAAAGATTGTTTTGGATGGTAGATAGATTGAATCTTTCCGGTATCTCGGTTATCATGTTGTTGGGGTATATGTTCCATTTTCATCTTCGTTTCAAGGATTTGTAGAATGTATTCAAGGTAGACTTTTCACATCTTCAAATCTTTCCATGTCTCGTTTGATCATTTACTGGGATTGCTTCTACAATTCAAATATTTCCATGTCTCATTTGAATTCCATTAGGGGTACTCCATATGCCATGTTGTTGGCATTCTCGGATGCACCGATATGAAACAACTCAGGTATACTTAatcacaaatacactgtaattcctttttctttttgaaaaaattacaaTTGGTCAGTACATAGAAATACATTGTAATTTACGTGTACTCTAGTCAAATTTTAACAGTATCTTATTTTTTGTTTCACTGTTTGTAGGAAATCTTTATCTGCATATGTACACTAATAAGTTCTActatatttcaaatttgataAACTTATACTAGAAGAGAACACATTCTATTGGTAGTGTAGACCATATTAGGAATATGTACTAAGGTGGGAACGAGGGACTCCTTCCACCCGAGGTAAAATGTTCAAATTGGAGGCTTGAAAAAAGatgtttactttatttttagaTAAAAGAGCTACGGTTCGTTGTAGCATGTGAGGTCAAAGAGGTCACAATTGTATGTCTGGTAAACAACTCATACAACTTTAGGATCCCGTTTTAGCATTTTCCTTAGTTATCATTTTCAAGTACtggattttattttgaaattgttaaTTCTTCATGGTGTTTTCTGTTATTAATTGGATTTACTTGGTCGTATGGAAAACATTTGTACTTATATTCATTGAAATATAGTGTATTTCATATATTTTACAGTCACATAAGGATCTTGACTTTGCAATTATACTTATTCATATTAAATTCAAGTATCGTTCTTTTCAAATTAGATACATTCAGGTTGTCATAATCAGAAACTCATATCATATATTATCATTTAGGGCCAAGATACATTATGTATAGTTTGTAACGGTAGTTCCCTTACGAAGTATTTGTCTTTTTTGTATTTATGCGTTCAATTATTGTAAATCTAACATATTGGTTATTTCGAACATGAAGATTATACGTTGGTACCTAAGCAATGTGTTGAAATTTAACATTGTTAAATACATCCTCATTATCTAAAATAAATTGGGACATGCTCCTGATTACAGTGTAGTTTGTATAGTAAAAATACAGTGTAGTTCCGAGAATGGCTTGTCATGGGCatgatttaattatattaatctTAACTTTGCTCTTCATTATAGGATAATTCGTAGATTTAAAGTACAATATATTTTAATGGCTCCAACATACGTCAGGATATTGTAAATTTCACAAAGACAGTGTATTTTACATATAACCTTCAACTTTAGTAAATCCTAACTAAATCTATGATTTTGTTGTTGGATGAGATTGTCGCAATCggaaaatatatctacaattctcgttttgttttattttaaaccATTTATTAACAATATCGGTAATTATAATTAGAtgatacataatatatatttttaataacagtttaaaattatattgttAAGTAAATACACAAGATCTATTTTAGATTAGATTCCAAAAATTCAGCGCAAATTTGGTATGCATAATTCGttcattaatatttttttttaattttagaatgTATATTTTAATGGTAGTTatatctatttaaaaaaaacaaaaaatatatattaaaatgtatatgcagtatatgtttattattttaaaatgtatgTTATTTTTATCTATCTTAAAAAAACATTTcgaaaatatgtattttttataatattttgaaatattaattatttgcttttattttgaaaatatgtaTTCAAGTTATTTGCTTTTATTATTCTAAATGTTGTTTTTAAGGGTGTTATCAAGCATCAATTTCACTAAGCATCAGGGACTCAAACGAGCGAAAGAAGAATGAGGAAAACAAACCTTTAGATTACGAAGTTGGGATCGTTTTGATGAAGAAGCTCCTctggaagaagaaaaacctgAATACTTTCCTACCTTGTGCCGAATGTATGAAGAGTTTAAAGAGAACAAAGCTAGAAGCTGGAATCGTTTCTGCGGAGGACGAAGCTACAATCGTTTGGGGTTTGAAGAATCTTTTTCGATGAACCTCTTTTTGCTGAATGTTCGAATGCTTGAAGGGTTTGAAAGGTGTGAAGGATTTGAAGGGTTTGGTAACATATGATAATGTTGTTTTTGCACACGAGTTGATgaaaatatgaaacaactacccaaattctattttaaatttggaGTTTTTATGGACATGAATTTCGGCTTTTAGGGGGAAATTAGGATTTTGATaggttttaattgatttgaTTGTGTTGATAGGGAAAAAGTAGGAGATAGATGCTTTTTGGGAGTTTCAGTCAATTATGGGGTATTTGTGGTTTGtggaataattgtatttgggatgtTAGTATAATTGGGGGCATTTAAGACATTCTGcagtattttttttttgccatatttttttattatgctATTTTATCATTTAAGACATTTGATTTTGCTCTTTATACAAAGTAAACCTTCAAGCTTACTATTCTTCTAGTCAACccaatttttaaattataaaaataacaaatttgatTAGCCTAGTCCAAATTTGTTAATTGGCTTGAAGTAAAAAGTTGAAAATGGCCCTcgttttttaaacaattttattgTTACGTGATTGTCATCTAATTACCttctatatttttgttttcttttcaattttagtcAGGTTTGAGAAGAGGTAATCTTTATTGGAGAAAGaaagatattttcaaaatatttgatTTCTGTGGTGAATGCAACGAAGTTAATGAGAAAAGGTTGCACGACATATATGGCTCATCTAATTGATACGAAAGTTATTAAGTTGAAGCCTGAAGATTTGCCAGTAGTAATCCATTTGATAAGGAAGTAGTGTTTCTAATTGATTTGATCCTAGAAATGGCACCCATATCTCAAACACCATAAAGGAATGCACCACAGAAGTTGAAAGAGTTGAAAACTCAGTTGCAAGAGTTAGTATATAAAGGTTATATCAGGTCCAATGTTTCTCCCTGTGGTGCATAGGtgctatttgta encodes:
- the LOC103494941 gene encoding uncharacterized protein LOC103494941 is translated as MSSMASSSSSSQSFSSFITRTILLVSLVGFLLPSQLHALKSPFSPIDLLPLLPRQVSWPVLNYLNNAADLLPTFVGAVTSPDNSIQWQGACFYKNTAWIEFHNKSGSEFGGGTLHIKASDAHSWTCMDLYIFATPYRITWDYYFLSREHTLEIAEWEGKEEFEYVKKAGVSIFLLQAGVLKTLQALIDVLPLFATSDWGEQSNIKFLENHMGTTFEERHHPWTTTIDVDDIHSGDFLALSKIRGPWGAFETLQKWVTGSYAGHSAVFLRDSEGELWVAESGRGTGVEDDIIDILPWDKWWDYTLNNDSSNPHVAFLPLHPDLRAKFNETAAWEYVRSMVGKPYGYHNLIFSWIDTTHGNYPPPLDAHLVASVMTIWTRVRPTLAANLWNEALNIRLGTKGLDLPEILVEVEKQGSSFGELLAIPEQDDWIYADGKSASCVAFILQMYKEAGLFGPLASSIQVTEFTIKDAYTLNFYENNSTRLPKWCHGRDDVKLPYCQILGKYRMDLQGYNSIDPYKHMNERCPSLPTEYFRPKNC